Part of the Pseudarthrobacter sp. NBSH8 genome is shown below.
GCCCCGGCGGTCCGGGCCTACTTACCGATCTCGTGCAGGGACCCCTGCTTGTTTTCGATCTCGATCCTGCGCGGCTTAGCCTGCTCCGACACCGGGATGCGCAGCGTTAGAACACCTTGGTCGTAGCTGGCCGTGATGTTGTCCGCATCAAGGGTGTCACCCAGGATCAGCTGGCGGCTGAACACTCCGCGCGGCCGCTCTGAGGCCACCAGTTCCACATTGGGCTGCGTGGGATCCTGGCGCTCCGCCCGGACAGTCAGTACGTTGCGTTCAACGTTGAGGTCCACAGAATCGATCTTGACGCCCGGGAGGTCGAACGCCACCACGAACTCGCCGTCTTCCTGCCAGGCGTCCATAGGCATGGCCGCCGGCCGGGCGGCGGTTCCGAGGACCTGCTGGGCGAGCCGGTCCAGCTCACGGAACGGGTCCGTACGCATCAACATCATTTCTCACTCCTTCAGTTTGAGATGTTGAATCCAGTTCATCTACCCACCCTCAGTTATCTGTGTTGGTGGATATAGATTTTTTATAGCACTCGTGCGAGACTGATGCAACATCACGGGAGGGAATTTTGGAGTGGACGCGGTCGGTGGAACACCAGGACGGAAACCGGGTCCTCGGGCCGGGCAGGCACTGTATGCCATCTCTGTGGCGGCAAAGCTGGCAGGGACCGGGCAGCAGAACATCAGACTCTACGAGACCAAAGGCCTGATCCTGCCGGAGCGAACGGCCGGGGGCACGCGTCAGTACAGTGATGCGGATGTCGCCCTGCTCCTGCACATCGGGGAACTCCTGCATCAGGGGCTCAATCTTGCCGGCATCGCCAAAGTATTGGAGCTCGAGGTAGCGAACGCCGAACTACGCCTCGCCCTCAGACGGGCCGGGTCGCGACCGGACGCGTAGCGGCTACGGTCCCGGCGTCGCTCAGGCCCTGCTCCCGCCAGCCGGTAGGACTCCGCCAGCAGTTCGCCGAGTTCCTCGGTGCCGATACGGGCCAGCCGGACCAGCACCAGCTGCGGCGACCGCTCGTGGTGCCGGGTCCAGAAGTACGTCTCGGGTTCCGTGCCGGCCAGCGCCTCCCGCTCGGTGGTCTTCACCGTCAGCACCCCGTCTTCCCACATGCGTGCCATCAGCGTCTTCGCGAACCAGGCGGGCTGGTCCCAGCTGCTGCGCTCGGTGACACCGGGCAGTGCCAGGCAGATGCTCCGCACATCATCCTCGGTTGCCATCGCGGCTAATCTCCCGGTGTGTCCGCTTTGGAGAGCTCGCCCGTGATCCGTTCGCCGGGGATTCGGGCGGTCCGCCACGTATCCAGGGCGATGACGGCACCGAGGATCAGGAGCGAGAGCGTAATCGAGGCAAGGGCGTCGCTGAACCAGTGGTAGCCGAGGTACAGGCGGCTCACAGCGGCGAGAACTATGCCGATGCCCGCACCAACGAAGCCGAGGGCTGCCGACGTCGGGTTTTCCCGCCGCGAGAAGACGAGGAACGTGGTCACCAGCAGGAAGTCGCAGGCACCCAGGACGTGGCCGGACGGGAACGAGAAGGTGTGGTCGGCGCCGAACAGCATCAGGTCCACGGGCGGCCGCGAGCGCTGGACGATCGCCAGGATGATCTGCGATATCACGACGCCGGTGAGCATGGCGGCGGCGAGCATAATGGGCCGCCAGGCGTGCTTCGCCGCGAACCCCCAGACCACCGTCACCACCAGCACGATGACGGGCAGGGCGACGGGACCGAAGACTACGGCGAGGAAAATCATCACGGCAGTGAGGGCCTCGGACCGGAGCGAGAGCAGCCAGTTGCGGATGGATTCGTCGGGACCCCACGGGCCGGTATTGCTCTGCAGGACGCCCATCAGCGTAACGACGAACAGCAGGGCCCCCACGGCCATAAGGACCACCGCAGTCCGGTACAGAGCCATGCGCGCGGCCGGTTCCATAAAGCGTTCCTCCACCACGAACTTGTCATGGAAGGTTCGCCAAAGACTGTTCTTGCGTGCCTGTTCTGCCACTGTGTTTCCGTCCGTGCGCCGTTGAGGAGTCCTGAGGTGAAGATTATCCCTTCTGCCCGGCGTTGGGCCCACTCAGCCCGGCCGTTTGCCGTGCCGCCGGGCATGTCAGCCTGCCGGGGTAGCCTGACTCAGTGGGTGTGATGAATGAGTTGATCAACAGGCAGTGCGTGGATACACTCGCCGGAATCCTGGCCGTGGCCGCTCCGGGAACGGATTGGCCGCACGTTGCTGCCGCCGCTGCGCACTTGGACGGGTTGAGCCTTCGCGGCCGTACGGATGCGGTCAGCAGGGCGCTGCTGGCGGACGTGCGGGAGCTTCCAGATCCGGGATATCCGACGGCGGCGCGCACCTTCCGGAGCGCCCTTTCCAAGGCCGGTTTCTCGGGGTGGATCCTCTGGCCAGTGTCCGAGGCCGCCGTCACGCTGGCGCTTGAAACACGTGACGGGTTGAAATCCCGCCACGACTTTGACGACTGCCTGGCCCTCTTGGCCGAACTGACCCCGAGGCTCACCGGCGAGTTCGCCATCCGCCGGCTGCTGGCCGCTGACCTGGAGCGTTCCATGCAGATTATCCAGGGCTGGACCGGGCATCCGGACGAGCATGTCCGGCGGCTGGCCAGCGAGGGGACGCGGCCGTACCTCCCCTGGGCGGTGCGGGTACCCGCCGTCGTGCTCCATCCGGAGGCGTCCCTCCCGATTCTGGACGCCCTGTACCGGGACCCTTCGGAGTACGTGCGGCGGTCGGTGGCGAACCACCTCAACGATGTGGCGCGGCACGCGCCAGCCCTGGTAGTGGCGACGGCGGCTCGCTGGCTATCCGCGCCGGACGCCAACACCGCATGGGTGGTCAGGCATGGCCTGCGGACTTTGATCAAGAAGGCCCACCCCGGTGCGCTCGCGCTGCAGGGGTTCGCGCCGGCGTCGGTGGCTGTCTCGGGTCCCCGGCTGGACCGGGACTCGGTGGCCATGCCGGGTGAACTGGCTTTCGACTTCGCAATCGCCAACACCGGTAACTGCGATGCCCGGCTAGCCATTGACTATGTGGTCCATTACGTCAAAGCCAACGGCACGCAATCGGCCAAGGTCTTCAAGCTTGCGGCGCTCACCCTCGCCGCCGGTGAGACCCGCACACTCTCGAAGCGTCACGCCTTCCGGCAGATGACCACCCGCGTGCACCACGCGGGGGTCCATGCCCTTGAGTTGCAAATCAACGGGATCCGGCACGGACATACGGAGTTCGAGCTGCACCTCTGAGGTGGGAGGCACTGCGGGTACCTGTATCAACAGCCACTCCCACGCATGCGGAATGTGCGGTTGGCTAGTAAGGGAACACCCGGGCTCCGGCCCCTGACGAAGTGCTGAGGAAACGAAAATGCGAGCAACCATCATGTATGGCGCCGGCGACGTGCGCGTGGAGAACGTGCCTGACCCCGTCATCCAGAATCCGACCGACGCCATCGTGCGGATCGTCAATTCCTGTATCTGCGGCTCCGACCTGCACCCTTACCACGGCATGCCCGCGTCCAGGCAGGGCAGCCCCATGGGCCACGAGTTCATCGGCGTTGTCGAGGAAACGGGCAAGGACGTCTCCACCCTGGAGAAGGGGGACTTCGTCATCGCCCCGTTCGCCTGGTCCGACGGGACCTGCGATTTCTGCCGTGAAGGCCTACAGACCTCCTGCCGCCACGGCGGGTTCTGGGCCGCCGGCGGGATCGGCGGCGCCCAGGCCGAGGCCGTCCGCGTGCCTTTCGCCGATGGCACCCTGGTCAAGGCCCCGGTGGGCGAGGACAGCGAGCTGCTTCCGTCCCTACTGACCCTTTCCGACGTCTACGGCACCGGCTACCACGCCGCCATCAAGGCGGGCGTCAACGCCCGGACCACTGTCACGGTCATCGGTGACGGCGCCGTCGGGCTGATGGCGGTGCTGTCCGCCAAGCAGCTCGGCGCCGAACAGATCATCCTGATGGGCCGGCATAAGGCCCGCACTGACCTGGGCCTCGAATACGGCGCCACTGACGTGGTCGCCGAACGTGGTGAGGCCGGCATCGAGAGGGTGCGCGAGCTCAGCGGCGGCGACGGAACCCACACCGTTCTTGAGTGCGTGGGGCACCGCCCGGCGTACGACCAGGCCCTCGGCGTCATCCGCCCGGGCGGCGTCATCAGCCGCGTGGGAGTGCCCCAGTACGAGGACGCCCCGATCGGTTTCGGCTCCATGTTCGGCCCGAACATCACGCTCACCGGCGGCCCCGCCCCGGTCCGCGCCTACATCGAGACGCTCCTGCCCGGCGTCCTTGACGGCACCGTCAACCCGGGCAAGGTGTTCGACCGGACCATCAATCTGAACGAGGTCCCCGACGGCTACCGCGCAATGGATTCCCGCGAGGCCCTGAAGGTCCTGGTCCGTCCGTAGCGCCACCCTCGAAAGCAAAACAACCATGGCTACCTGGACAGGCATCCGCAGTAAGGCCGCAGCGCGGCGTTACTGCGGGTGTTTGGCTGTTGCTCCTGGTTCGGCCACCACATCATCGTGCGTGGCAGCCCAGGAGGCCAAAAGCTGCAACGCATCAGCCGTCGGCGAACCCGCAGGTGCCGTGTAAACATTCAGCACCAGGCCCGGCTCACTGGGCAGCTCCATGGACTGGTAGTTCAGGTCAAGGTCACCCACTACCGGGTGATGCAACCGCTTGAGCCCGCTGCGGTGGAAGACAACATCCCGGGAAGCCCAACGATCTCTGAACAGCTCGCTCTGCGTCGACAGCTCGCCGACGAGACGGATCAGCTCGGGGTCGTGCGGATGGCGGCCTGCTTCTAGCCGGAGCATGGCCGCGGCATCGTTGACGATCTGATCGTAGTCACGCCAGAACTCCCGGGCCGCCGGGTCAAGGTAGGTAAAGCGGGTGGTGTTCACAGGCCGGTGCGCGCTTTGGAAAACGGGCGAGTAAAGGGCCCGCCCCATCCGGTTGGCAGCCAGGATGTCGTGGCGGCCGTTGCGAACCCACGCCGGCGCGTCAGCCATCGCGTCGAGCACCTGCTGGACCTCGGGCCGGACCGTACTGGAAGGTTTACTGCCGCTCCTGCGGACCGGACCGGCGGCGCGGGCGAGGTCAAAAAGATGCTCCCGCTCGGCTTCGTCCAGCTTCAGCGTGCGCGCGAGAGCATCCAGAACGCTTTCCGGCGCCCCGGCCAAGCCCCGGCTGCTACCGCTGGGTGGTTCCGCTGGCGGTGGCGCCCAGCATGGCGAGCTCGGCCCGGCTGGGCAGGCCCTCCCAGTCGCCGGCAGTGCTGACGGCGAAGGCTCCCATAACGGAGCCGCGTTGCAGGCGGCCGGCAACGTCCTCGCCATCGAGCAGGGCAGAGAGGTAGCCGGCGGTGAACGCGTCCCCCGCGCCCACGGTATCGATGCTGGTCACTGCTACGGCGGGAGCCTCGAACCGTCCGGAGGCGGTGTGGACGCCGGCGCCGGCGGCACCCCGCTTGACCACCACTTCCCCGACCCCCTGCTCCAGCAACGAGGCAGCGAGGACTGTTTCGGCGTCGTCGTTCGCCGAAGAATCGGAGCCGCTCAAGGCGGCGGAGGCAACCAGGTCCAGTTCGTCGTCGGACGCTATCAGGATGCTGGCGTGCCGTGCGATGGGTCCCAGCACGGCGCGGGCTTCGTTCCGGGTCCAGAGCCGGCCGCGGTAGTTGACGTCGAGAGAGACCACCACGCCGTCGGCTGCGGCGCGCTCGGCGGCGTATTCAAACGCCTTCCGGGCTTCCGGGCTGAGGGCGGCGGTGATGCCTGTCAGGTGCAGGACGCGCGGGCCGGCCGCGAGGGCACTGTCCACGTCGTCCCGGCTGACGGTGGAACCGGCCGAACCGGCGCGGTAGTAGAAGGCCCGGGTGACGTCGGCGGTCCGCTGTTCGAGGAACATCACGCCCGTGCTGCGGGACGGATCCACCCGGCACTCGGTCCCGATGCCCTCGGAGCGCAGTTGCCGCAGGATGTATTCGCCGTGCGGATCGGCGCCAACTGCACCGGCCCACGTGACGCTGTGGCCCAGCCGGGCGACCCCTACAGCGACGTTCGATTCGGCGCCGGCCACGTGCATGGCCAGGCTGCCGCCGGCGGACAGCGGCCCGGCGGACCGCAGCGACACCATGGATTCGCCGAACGTCAGAAGGTCGACGGCGGCACTCACCGCACGCCCGCTGCGGCGGTCGCTGCGGCAGCCCGGCGGGCAAAGGAGTCCGCCAGGTCCACAAACGCTCGGGCACGCCCGCGCATCGGGGCGAGGTCGCCGCCGGAGCCGGCGTCGCCAAACAGCGGCCCGCCGAGCCCGACAGCGATCGCGCCGGCTTCCCAGTACCCCGCGGCCTCGTCCAGGCCTACTCCGCCCACCGCGATGAACGGGATACCGGGGAAGGGATCGCGCAGCGCCTTGAGGTAACCCGGGCCACCGATGGAGGCGGGGAACAGCTTGATGGCCGTGGCACCGCGGTTCATCGCTTCGTAGGCCTCGCTGGGCGTCAGGGCCCCGGCCAGGACCGGGATTCCCTGCCGCGCCGATTCTGCGATCGAGTCGGCCAGCGACGGTGTGACCATAAACTGGCCGCCCGCCTCGGCGACGTTGTCCACGTCCTGCACGGTCAGGACGGTTCCGCCGCCGACGTAGCAGCCGGCCGGTGCGGCAGCGCGGACTTCGCGGATGGCCTCCAGCGCGCCCGGTGTGGTCAGGGCGATTTCGACGAAGCGGAACCCTTCCGCCATGGCGGCGAGGGCGGCCTGCGCCGCGGCCGGCCCGTCGGTGCCGCGCACGATTCCCACGAGCCTTGACTCCCGGATTCCGGCCAGCAGGCCTGTGGCAGTGCTGTCAGAAATGTCCGTGCTGTCAGTCATGTTGTTTACCATTCTGCGAATGCTCCGTCCGAGTGGCGCCAGACCGGCCCGCGCCACGCGTGGCCGCGCTTGTCCGCGGCGCGGACCACGGCCTCGTCGATTTCAATGCCGAGGCCGGGGCCGGTCAGACGTTCGATATGGCCGTCCACGAACTTCAGCGGGGACTTGTCCACCACGTAGTCCAGGACTTCGGCCCCCTTGTTGTAGTGGATTCCGATGCTTTGTTCCTGGATCAGGAAGTTGGGCGTCGCGAAGCCCACCTGCAGGCACGCTGCCAGGGCCAGCGGCCCCAGCGGGCAGTGCGGGGCCAGCTGCACGTCGTAGATTTCGGCGAGCGAGGCGATCTTGCGGACCTCGGTGATGCCGCCGGCGTGCGACAGGTCCGGCTGGGCCACGGCGATCCCGGCCTGCAGGGCCGGAAGGAACTCCTGCCGGCTGTAGAGCCGCTCACCGGTGGAAACCGGCGTCGTGGTCGAAGAGGTGAATTCGCGCAGCAGGTGCGTGTTTTCCGGGACCACGGGTTCCTCGAGGAAGAACGGCCGGTACGGTTCCAGCAGCGGCGCCACCCGGCGGGCGTTGGCCAGGCTGAAGCGGCCATGGAAGTCCACCGCGACGTCCCGGTGGTCCCCCAGCACTTCGCGGGCCGCGGCAACACGACGGACGACGCCGTCGATCTCGGCCACCGAGGCGACGGGGCTCATCCGGCCGCTGGCATTCATCTTGACGGCGGTCAGGCCCACTTCCAGCTGGGCGCTGATCTGGTCCGCCACCTCGTTGGGCTCGTCCCCGCCCACCCAGCCGTACATCCGGATCCTGTCGCGGACGTGGCCGCCCAGGAGCTGGTGCACCGGGGTGTTGAAGTGCTTGCCCGCGATATCCCACAGTGCCTGATCCAGCCCGGAGACTGCACTGGCCAGGATGGGTCCGCCGCGATAGAAGGAGCCCTTGGTCATGACCTGCCAGTGGTCTTCAATGCGGAGGGCGTCGTTGCCGATCAGCAGCTCCGAGAGCTGCTCGACGGCGGTGCGGACCGTTTCGCTGCGCCCCTCGCAGGTTGCCTCGCCCCAGCCGACAATCCCGCTCCCGGTCTCGATGCGGACAAACAGCCACCGTGGCGCGACGAGGAAGGTTTCAATTCTGCTGATGAGTGTCATGCCGGACCTAGCCCTTGGTAGCTCCGGCGGTCATGCCGGAGACGATGTACTTCTGCGTGAAGAGCGCAATGATCATGATGGGGATGGTCACCACTGTGGCGGCCGCCATCAGCCCGCCCCAGTCGATGCTGGCGTAGGAGACGAAGTCGAAGATGGCCACAGGAAGCGTCTTGGTCTTGGACCCGGAGAGCACCAGGGCGAACATGAAGTTGTTCCACGAGAAGATGAAGGACAGGATGCCGGCAGTGGCCATGCCTGCCACGGACAACGGCAGCGTAATGCGCTGGAACGCGCCGATGGGGGTCAGCCCGTCCACCTGGGCAGATTCTTCCAGTTCCAGTGGGAGCGAATCGAAGTAGCTCATCATGATGTAGACGATCAGCGGCAGGGCAACGAACATGTGGCTGAGGATCAGCACCTCGAACCCGCCAACCATTTTCAGGTTGGAGAACACGTAGTACCAGGGCACCAGCAGCGAAACACCCGGGATGACGCGGGCCATGAGCACCACCAGCGCCGAGCGGTGCATGGTGAACCGGCTCATGGCGTACGCGGCCGGGACGCCCAGCACCAGGGACAGTGCCGTGGAGACAAAGGCCACCCAGAAGCTGTTGAAGATGAAGACGAAGTAGTTGTTGCGCTGCAGCACGTTTGCGTAGTTCTCGAACGTAGGTCTGAAGATGAACGACTTGGCCGTGTCGTAGATGTCCACGTTCGTCTTCAGCGATGCCAACAGCATCCAGAACAGCGGCGCGACCAGGAACAGCACCACGGCGATGAGGGCGGCAACACGGAAAACCTTGTAGGCACGGGTTCCGAGGGGCTTCTTTGCGCGCCGGACCAGCAGGGGCTGCAGCTCGGATGTTTGGTTTTCGGTCAGGACGGTCATTTGCTTACCGCTTTCTTGCGCATGGTCAGCAGCCACATGGAGCCGATGATGATCATGAAGAACAGGATCAGCACCGCGGAGGACAGCCCGTACTGGTTGTAGTCGAAGCTCAGCCCGTAGGCGTAGACGTTAAGGGTCTCCACCTCGTGGAAGGACCCGCCGCCCTTGCCCTTGGTGGCGTACAGAATGTCGAAGGTCTTCAGGGCGTCGATGCCCCGGAGCAGGATGGCCACGATCACGGTGGGCATCATGAGCGGCAGAGTGATGAAGAAGAAGCGCTGGAACGCGTTGGCGCCGTCCATGCGGGCTGCTTCGTCGGGCTCCTCGGAGAGGGAGGTCAGGCCAGCGAGCAGGATCAGCACCACCATGGGGGTCCACTGCCACACGTCCATGAAGATGGTAGTGCCGAGCGCGGTGTCCTGGCCGGAGAGCCAGGGCTGTGCCGGGATGCCCACAGCGGCCAGCAACTGGTTCGCGAACCCGATGTTGGGGTCGAAGATCAGCCGCCACATCATACCGACGGCTACCGGGGTGGCCACGAGCGGCAGCAGGATGGCCACGCGGACCCACTTTTCACCGCGGAAGGGACGCCAGAGCAGCAGGGCGATGCCCATGCCGAGCGCAACTTCACAGACCAGGGCAACGCCGGTGAAGGTGAGTGTGCGGCCCACCGCAGGCCAGAAACGTTCGACGTCGGACAGGACCGTCATGTAGTTTTCCAGCCCGATGAACTCGGTGGCTGCGCGGACGGAGCCCTGCGAATCGGTGAGGCTCAGGTACAGCGTCCAGGCCAGCGGGAAGATGATCAGGACGCCTACGAAGGCCATCGCCGGGGCTGCGAAGAGCCATTTGCGGTGCCGGTTGGCCCAGTCAGAGAATTTGTCGCGGCCGCTGGGGGCACGCCCTGATTTCCGGGCTGCGCTGCGGGGAGAAGTCATTACAGACATGGTTCACCTAAGGAGTTGGGGGGTGAAGAGCGGCCTGGGCGGGACGGCAGCGTTACTGCCGTCCCACCGGGGCTTTTGGGTGCACCGGGCCTTATTGGCTGGGGCCCGGTGCACCGCGTGCGTTACTTCTTTTCGCTGTCCAGGAACTTCTGGAAGGCCTCATGGGCCGAGTCCGCCGCGGCAGAGGCGTCGGCGCCGGTGATGCTGGCGACGATCGGCTCGCCCACGATTTCGCGGGCCTTGCCGACCGTGACTACCTCGGGACGGTCGTGGCCAACACCGTTTTTGGCGCTAACGGCAATTGCTTCAGCAAGGTCCTTCGGGTACGTGGAAGTTCCCGCGGAGTCAGCCCAGACGGAGGCGCGGGGTCCCGGGACGCCGGCTTTCTGTGCGGCCAGGGTGCGTTCCTTGCTGGTGGCCCACTGGATGAATTTCCAGGCATTGTCCTGGTTGCCGGAAGCCTCGTTCACGGCCAGGCCCCACGACGGGATGTTGTACGGCTTGGAACCGGCGGGACCGGCGGGCAGTGCGGCGAACCCGACGGTGTCGGAAACTTTGGACTTGGCCGGATCGGTGGCGTTCTTGTAGAGCGAGTCTGCCTCGGTGTAGAAGGCGGCCTTGCCCTGCGTGAAGATTGCCATCGCCTCGGGCCAGCTCATGTCCGTGCTGACGTTGGCGGGGCCGTAGTTCCTGATCAGGCCGCCGTAGTAGGCGTAGGCCTCTTTGGCAGCGGCCGAGTTGACCGTGGACTTGCCGCTGGAATCGGTGAAGTCGCCGCCGAAGCTGTAGAGGAAGCTGGAGAACTGGGTGACGGCAGCGGACTTGCCGGTGCGGGCCACAAAGCCGGCGGTGTCCGGGTTGGCTTCCTTGATGGCCTTGGCGGCCGCTTCCAGCTCCTCCATGGTCTTGGGGACCTCAAGGCCAGCGGCCTTGAGCAGGTCCTTGCGGTAGTAAAGGACTTCGCGCTCGGTGATGATGGGGACGCCCACCACCTTGCCGTCAGCCGTGGTGGCCTTGACCGGGCCCTCCTGGTAGTCCTTCCAGTCCCAGCCGGAATCCGAGGAGACCTTGCTGGTCAGGTCCGCGAGGTAGCCGTTCTTCGCGAATGCTTTGCCTTCCTGGAGCGGGCGGTACATCATCACGTCGATCTCGTCGCTGCCTGCGTTGAGCTTGACGTTGTACTGGTCCGAGAGCTGGTCTTCGCCGAGCTGGGTCAGCTCCACCTTGAGCCCGGAGGACTTTTCAAATTCCGGGATGGCGGCCTTGATGCCTTCGGTCCACACGTGGTTTGCGAGGGTTACCCGGACGATGCCGGATTCCTTTGCGTCGCTGCTGCCGCTGCCGCCGCAGGCGGTCAGCCCCATTGAAAGTGCCGCGGCGACTGCCGCGTATTTCATTACTGAACGTCGCTTCATGACGACTCCCTTGGTTCGAGGCTGACGTCACTGTCCAGCCATCTACAAATGCATCTTTACATCTGCTCTGGAAGAGAGCATAGGCAAATAAGGCAGACTTAAACAACCCCTTTCAGCAACCAGTATGATTTATCTATGAAAACCCCAAAGGCGGAGTCCCCTACTGACCGGCATACTTCGTTGGTTCAGAGCCTGGGGCTCGCCATTGCAGAGGGGTTCCTTGCGCCGAATTCGGTAGTGCGGCTGGACGAGCTGGAGGCGCAGCACAAGGTGTCCCGCTCCGTGGTCCGGGAGGCCGCCCGGGTTCTGTCATCCAAAGGCATGCTGGCGTCCCGCAGGCGGTTTGGCACTGTTGTGCAGCCCGAAGAGGCCTGGAACCTTTACGATCCCCAGGTGATCCGCTGGCGGCTGGCCTCGTCCCGGCGGTTGGAACAGCTGCAGGCGCTGAACGAGCTTCGCGGCGCGATCGAACCGCAGGCCGCCCGGCTAGCGGCCGGACGGGCGTCCTGGGACGCCGGCAGCGATCTGGTCTCCCTGGCAGCTCGATTGTGGTCGGCCGGCCAGCGCGGCGACAGCGACGGTTTCCTCCGCCTGGACGTGGAATTCCATGCCGCCGTCCTCAAGGCATCCGGCAACGCCATGTTTGCCCAGTTCCAGACACTTGTGGCCGAGGTCCTCACCGGCCGGACGGAGCACGGGCTGATGCCCCACCTGCCGCATCACGAAGCGCTGCAGCTGCACGTTGACGTGGCCAGCGCCATCCAGCGGGGAGAAGCCGCCGCCGCGCATGCCGCCATGAGCAGGATCGTGGAACAGTTCGCCGAAGAAGTTGGCCATATCTGGTCCGAGCACCACCAGGGCGAGGCGCCCGACGCGCCCCGGCAGCAAACAACCCCTCAGCACACAACAGAGGCCGACGGCGCCCCCCAATTGCCGCCGTCGGCCTCCTCTTCCCTCGCGGACAGCTAGATCGAACCCGTGGTGAACTGCCATGTCCGGGTGGCCAGCTGGTTGCCTGCGAGGTCGCGGATGGACGCCCCGCCACCGGTGACTGTCACCGTGTATTTCGTCTTGGCCGTCAGGGCGTTCTGCGGGTCCAGAATCCATTGGTTGCTGGTTCCGTTGCGGTAGACGACGGCCGGGACCAGGGCCCCGGTGGCGGCGTTCTTCACCGTGAATGTGGCCGTGCTGACACCTTGGACCGGCTCGCTGAAGGTCACCGAAAGGTTGTTGTTCCGCCTGACCAGGATGGAGTTACTGCCCGGCGTGAAACCCGTGACCGTGGGCGCCGGGCCGGTGGTGAACGTCCAGCTCGTGGTGGCCAACGGCGTGCCCGCGGTGTCCCGGATAGCGGTGGTGCCGCCCACCAGCGTGGCCGTGTAGGTGACATCCGCGGCCAGGTTCGCGGACGGATCGAGGGTGGCCGTTGTGGTTGTGGCGTTATAGCTCACCGTTGCGGGGATGGCCGTGCCGGCGGCATTCCGGAGCACAAATGTTCCGGCACTGACCCCTTGGACCGCCTTGTTGAAGGTGGCCGTCACGTTGCTGCCCACGGGCACCGCCGTCGACTGTGCGCCGGGTGATTGTGC
Proteins encoded:
- a CDS encoding carbohydrate ABC transporter permease, with the translated sequence MTSPRSAARKSGRAPSGRDKFSDWANRHRKWLFAAPAMAFVGVLIIFPLAWTLYLSLTDSQGSVRAATEFIGLENYMTVLSDVERFWPAVGRTLTFTGVALVCEVALGMGIALLLWRPFRGEKWVRVAILLPLVATPVAVGMMWRLIFDPNIGFANQLLAAVGIPAQPWLSGQDTALGTTIFMDVWQWTPMVVLILLAGLTSLSEEPDEAARMDGANAFQRFFFITLPLMMPTVIVAILLRGIDALKTFDILYATKGKGGGSFHEVETLNVYAYGLSFDYNQYGLSSAVLILFFMIIIGSMWLLTMRKKAVSK
- a CDS encoding FadR/GntR family transcriptional regulator; translation: MKTPKAESPTDRHTSLVQSLGLAIAEGFLAPNSVVRLDELEAQHKVSRSVVREAARVLSSKGMLASRRRFGTVVQPEEAWNLYDPQVIRWRLASSRRLEQLQALNELRGAIEPQAARLAAGRASWDAGSDLVSLAARLWSAGQRGDSDGFLRLDVEFHAAVLKASGNAMFAQFQTLVAEVLTGRTEHGLMPHLPHHEALQLHVDVASAIQRGEAAAAHAAMSRIVEQFAEEVGHIWSEHHQGEAPDAPRQQTTPQHTTEADGAPQLPPSASSSLADS
- a CDS encoding carbohydrate ABC transporter permease, whose amino-acid sequence is MTVLTENQTSELQPLLVRRAKKPLGTRAYKVFRVAALIAVVLFLVAPLFWMLLASLKTNVDIYDTAKSFIFRPTFENYANVLQRNNYFVFIFNSFWVAFVSTALSLVLGVPAAYAMSRFTMHRSALVVLMARVIPGVSLLVPWYYVFSNLKMVGGFEVLILSHMFVALPLIVYIMMSYFDSLPLELEESAQVDGLTPIGAFQRITLPLSVAGMATAGILSFIFSWNNFMFALVLSGSKTKTLPVAIFDFVSYASIDWGGLMAAATVVTIPIMIIALFTQKYIVSGMTAGATKG
- a CDS encoding ABC transporter substrate-binding protein; the protein is MKRRSVMKYAAVAAALSMGLTACGGSGSSDAKESGIVRVTLANHVWTEGIKAAIPEFEKSSGLKVELTQLGEDQLSDQYNVKLNAGSDEIDVMMYRPLQEGKAFAKNGYLADLTSKVSSDSGWDWKDYQEGPVKATTADGKVVGVPIITEREVLYYRKDLLKAAGLEVPKTMEELEAAAKAIKEANPDTAGFVARTGKSAAVTQFSSFLYSFGGDFTDSSGKSTVNSAAAKEAYAYYGGLIRNYGPANVSTDMSWPEAMAIFTQGKAAFYTEADSLYKNATDPAKSKVSDTVGFAALPAGPAGSKPYNIPSWGLAVNEASGNQDNAWKFIQWATSKERTLAAQKAGVPGPRASVWADSAGTSTYPKDLAEAIAVSAKNGVGHDRPEVVTVGKAREIVGEPIVASITGADASAAADSAHEAFQKFLDSEKK